CTGAGGTCCTTCTCGGTGAACGCCTGGCGCGCAAACGGGGCCGGCTTCGTCGGGAACGGCTGCGTCGGCCAGGTCTGCTCGCCCGGCACGTCGGTCTGCGGCACGGGCCGCTCCTCGATCGGCCACAGCGGCTCGCCGGTCACGCGGTTGAAGACGTACAGAAAGCCGGTCTTGCCCGCCTGCGCCACGACGTCGACGGGCTGGCCGTTGTGGCGAACCGTGAGCAGCTTCGGCGCGGTCGCGTTGTCGTAGTCCCAGATGTCGTGATGCACCATCTGGAAGTGCCACACGCGCTTGCCCGTGCGCGCGTCGAGCGCGAGCAGGCTGTCGCCGAACAGGTTCGCGCCCTTGCGATTGCCGCCGTAGAAGTTGTACTTCGGGCTGCCGGTCGGGACGTAGACGATGCCCCGCGCCGCATCGATCGACAGCTCGCCCCAGGCGTTCGCCCCGCCGACGGTCTTCCACGCGTCGGGCGGCCACGTCTCGTAGCCGAACTCGCCGGGCCGCGGCACCGTGTGGAACGTCCACACGAGCGCGCCGGTGCGCACGTCGAAGGCGCGGACGTCGCCGGGCGCCGACGCGTACTCCTGGTTGGTCGCCGAGCCGAGGACGATGAGATCTTCGAACACCTTGCCCGGCGTGCCCGACTGCACGTTGATCGTCGCCGGGTCGCGGTCCAGCCCCACGCGCAGATCGACGCGGCCGTTCTGTCCGAACGTGGTGATCTGCTCGCCCGTCTTCGCGTCCAGCGCCTGCAGGTACTGGCTGTTCATGTACAGGAGCCGGCGCTCGCTCCGGTCCTTGCTCTCCCAGTAGTTGATGCCGCGCTGCGTGATGCGCCCCTTGGGGTTCTCGTGGACCCACAGCTCTCTGCCCGTCGCCGCGTCCAGCGCCACGATCGCGTTGTTCTTCGCCAGCACGTACATGACGTTGTCGACGACGAGCGGGCCGAAGATGTAGGCGCCCGGATCGCCGGTCGCATACGTCCACGCCACCTGGAGCTGGCGGACGTTGGCCTTGTTGATTTGGGCGAGCGCGCTGTACTGCGCCGAGTCCGGCGTCCCGCCGTACTCGCTCCACGTGGTGAACGGCGCCGGCGCCTGCGCCGCCGGTCCGCCACCCGCGAGGAGCACCGCCGCGGCCGCCGCCGCCATCACGCCGGCCCGGCGCGCCGGCACCTTCCTCCGCCCACGACGATCGACGAGGACCTGTGTCACGGAACCCTCCAGCACGCTGCCGTCAACGGTGCGCGACGGGCACTACTTGCCCAGATGCGCGTTGAAGAACCTGGCGATTTCCTCGTAGGCTTCGCGGCCCTCGGGCGTGTCGCGGTTGTACTGCGCGTGCGACTGCCCTTCGAAGACGTGCAGCTCGGCCTCGACGCCGGCCTGCCGCAGCTTGCGGTGCGTGCGGACGGTGCTGCTCAGCAGCAGGTCGCGCGTGCCGGTGACGAGAATCGCCGGGGGCAGCCCGGCGAAATCGCCGTAGATCGGCGACAGCATCGGATCCTTCAGGTCGTGGCCGTTCGCGTAGTACTCGGCCATCGCGTCACAGCGGCCGATCCCGACGAGCACGTTGTCCACCACGAAGTTCGTGTGGAACGAGTCGCCCTTGGCGGTCAGATCGGACATCGGCGTGCCGGGCGCGATCGCCGCCGGCAGCGGTACGCCTTCCTGCTTGAGCCGGAGCGTCGCGGACAGCGTCAGCGCCCCGCCGGCCGACAGCCCGAACAGCGCCATGTTCTTCGGGTCCGCCATCTTGATCGCGCCCTTCCAGCCGTTGACGACGTCGTCGAGCGCGGCGGGGTAGAAGGCGGCGGGAGGCCGCCGGTAGTCGATCGAGAGCACCTTGAACTTGCCGAAGCCGGCCATGTAGATGCCTTCCGTCACGCCGCCGCCGCCCATCACGTAGCAGCCGCCGTGTACGTGCACGAGCAGGCGATTGCGGTTCTCGGCAGGCAGGTCCTTCGGCGTGAGCATGTAGGCGCTGACGCCGTTGATCGTCATCGCCTCCGAGGTCAGGCCGAAGCGGTCGAGCATGGCTTGGTTGCCCCCGCCGATGCCTCCGGGCGCCCCCCCGCCGCGGCCGGCCGCCGCCGCCCACTCCTCGGGCGTTTTCGGCACGACGTTCCAGTTCCCTGGAACCGGGCCGCCGATGATCTGCTGGGTCTGCGGGCTCACCGTGTCGGGAATCGGGAGCGTGCGAGCCGGCACCTCGCGGGGTCCCGGCGGCGCGGCGGGCTGCCCCTGCCCGCGCTGCTCGGCATCGCCGGGCAACACGGCCATGAACATGGCTAGCGCCAGCGCAACGACGAACGCCATCCCGAACCGATCGACATACGGCGCAACTGTCTTCATAGGGTCTCCCGAGCGCGCATCATAGCAGTTCAGGGTCCGGAGTCCCGGGTCCCGGGTCCCGGGTTCGCGCGCGTCGGTCCGACGGTGCGGTGGTCCGATCGATCGACGTTTCGATGGCCCGCTGCGATGTCCCGATGCCCCGATGTCGTAATATCCTCCCAACCCCCTCACGTGGAGTCTCTGATGAACCTACGCCTTGCGTACGCCCTCCTTCTCTCGTCGCTCGTCGTCGGCATCGCGCCGGCACGGGCACAGAGCGTCATCGAGTCGAACACGCCGCTTCGCGAGCGCGACGTGATCTTCGTCCCGACGCGCGAGCCCGTGGCCAACGCGATGATGAAGCTCGCCAACGTCACGGCGCGCGACGTGGTGTACGACCTGGGGTGCGGCGACGGCGCCCTGGTCATCGCTGCGGCCAAGCTCGGCGCGCGGGTCGTCGGCGTCGACATCGATCCGGAACGCATCAAGGAGGCGACCGCGAACGTCCGCGCCGCCGGCGTGCAGGATCGGGTGACGCTGATTCGCGGCGACATCTTCGATCCGGCGCTGAAGATCGGCGAGGCCAGCGTCGTGACGCTCTATCTCCTGCAGAGCCTCAATCAGAAGCTGGCGCCACGCCTGAAGGCCGAGCTCAAGCCCGGCTCGCGCGTCGTGTCTCACGCGTTCTCGATGGGCCAAGACTGGCCGCCCGACCAAACGGAACAGGCCGACTACACGACCATCTATCTGTGGACGATCCGATAGCATCGGGATATCGGGTCATCGGGATATCGGGATATCGCATCGGATTCGGATCCATCGGAGTAGCGGGCTGGGGCGCGACGATGATCCGATGCGATGGCCCGATGATCCAATGATCCGATCCGATAGCCCGATGCTCCGATAATCCGATGCCCCGATGCCACTGCCTCATCGTCGGCGGCGGCCACAACGGGCTCGTCGCCGCGATTCTGCTCGCTCGTCGCGGGTTGCGCGTGGTCGTGCTCGAGGCCGCCGAGGTCGTCGGCGGTGCCGTCCGCACGTCACAGCCGTTCCGGCGCGCGCCCGCCTTGCGGACGTCGCCCGGCGCGTACCTGCTGGGCGTGATGCCGCCCGAGCTCATCGCGCGGCTGGGCGCGAGGTTCGATCTCGTCCGCCGCGATCCGCACTACTTCCTGCCCACGCTCGATCGACGCAGTCTGTTGATTGGCAGCGATCGCGCCGACGTCCGCCGCCAGTGCGTGGAGTACTTCTCCGAACGTGACTGGGACGCCTGCGTGGCGATCGACGCCGAGCTGGAACAGATGCGCGAGGACCTGGCGCCGAGCTGGCTCGCCGAACCGCTCTCGGCGCCCGAGACGGCCGAGCGCTACGTTCGGCCAGCCTTGCGCCGGCGGTTTCTCGATCTGGTGCATCAGCCGGTCGAGCACTACTTGCGGCGATTCGGCTTCGCGCACGACCTGTTCGTCGCGATGTTCGCCGTGACGGACGGCTTCTCGGGCCTGCACGCCGGTCCTGGACACGCCGGCACGGGCATGAACTTCCTCGTCCACAACATGTGCCGGCTGCCGGACGCCGATGGCACGTGGATGATCGTCAAAGGCGGAATGGGCGCGGTGGCAACCGAGCTGGCGCGGCTCGCACGTGAGGCGGGCGCCGAGATCCGGACGCGGGCGCGCGTCACGAAGATCCTCGTGCACGCCGGCACCGCGACGGGCGTGGCGCTCGAGGACGGGTCCGGGCTCGATGCCGCCGTCGTGCTCTCGAACGCCGACCCGTTCACCATGTGCGACCTCGCTGGCGCGGACGCCTTTCCGCGCTCGTTCATCGCCCGGCTCGATCGCTGGCGGCGCACCGGCACGACCATGAAGGTTAATCTCGCGCTCGACCGGCTGCCGGCGTTCCGCTGCCTGCCTGACGATCGCGGGCAATACCGCACCACGATTCACCTGCTGCCGCAGGAGGACGACACGCTCGCCGCCGTCGGGCGGGCGTTCGATCAGGCCGCGCGCGGCGAGCTGCCGGACGTGCCCACCATCGAGTGGTACACGCACACGGTCGTCGATCCGACGTTGCGCGATCCCGAAGGCCGGCACAGCGCCGCGTTCTTCGTCCAGTGGGTGCCGTACGCGCTGTCGAACGGCCGCACGTGGGCCGACGAACGATCACGCTACGCGCAACACCTCGTCGACCTCGCCGACCGCTTCGCTCCAGGCCTGGCCGAGAGCGTCGTGGATGCCTCCATCCTGTCGCCCAAGGACATCGAGGAGCAGTTCGGCATGCGGTACGGACACATCCATCACATCGACAACACGTTCGGGTTCGACGAGCGGATGCCGTATCGCACGCCCATCGCGGGCCTCTACTCGTGTTCCGCCGGATGTCATCCCGCCGGATCCGTCATCGGCGCCGCCGGTCACAACGCGGCGCGCTGCATCCTCGATGACATGACCTGAGCTGCGCATCGGCAGCACGTCCGGACGTCGCCGAATCGCCGCTCGCCATCGGTCGTTACCTCCGGTGAGGCGTGACAGTGAACGCCCGTTCGCAGCGCGGTTGGTCCGAAGCCCACGGCAACCGGCTGCAGACGATGAGCGCGGCGCGTGAAGAATCGACCCGGACACGACGCAAGAAGGACGGACCGCGCGCCGAATCGCGGTGAATTGTCATCCTCCCGTTCCCGGCATCCATCTTGCTCTCTTTCCGCAACAGAGATCGGAACGAGACCGCGCATGAGCGGCGGGACGGACGATCCCGGGCCGGCTCCCAGCCATTGCCTGCACGCGATGCGCACGACGAATCCAAGGAGCGGTCACGATGCGACGACAACTCTCACTTGCCACGACGTCCCTGGCCCTGGTTGGCTGCCTCGCGGCATCTGCCCAGGCACAGAACCTGAGCGCCCCGCCGACCAAGGACATCTACTTCACGTTCAGTCAACCGGTGGTCGTGCCCAACAAGACGCTCGACCCGGGCCGATACCTCTTCAGGCTCGAAGGGCGCGATCGACAGATCGTGCAGATCTACTCGGGCGATCGCGCGAAGCTGATACACACCGCGATGGCGGTCGGCAGCATGCGCGCCGATCAACCCGAACGTCCGGAGGTACGGCTCATCGAGAGCTCGGCCAGCGCGCCGACCGCGATCGGTAGCTGGTGGTATCCCGAGATGCGCCAGGGCTGGGAGTTCGTCTACCCGAGACAGCAGGCCATGACGATCGCCAAGACCGCCACCGAGCCGATCCTGACGACACGGGCCACGGTTCCGGCGGGCGAGGTCCAGAGCGGGCAGGTCGAGTCGGGTGAGCTGGTCCGGCTCGAGCCTGGCGGCAACGAAGTGCCGTACGTCGCGTCGTCCGAGTCCAGGCCCGCCCAGCCACGCGGCATCGCGCAAGTGGGCGACATCGAGAACGGAAACGGCAGCGTCGCGTCAGCCAACAGCGCGGCGAGCACGACACGCTCGGCGCAGGGTGCGGCCGGCGGCAGCGCCGCTGGCCGCGTGCAGGCGCAGGCGTCGAACGCCGCGGGTCGCAGCGAGCTGCCGCGGACGGCAGGCAACGAGCCGGCCATCGCGTTGGTTTCGTTGATCGCGCTCGCCGCCGCGTTCGCGCTGCGGCGTCGGATCGCGCTGTAGGTCGCGCAACACTCGGGAGCCGCACGGAACGTCCTCCGTGCGGCTCCCCGACGTGCCAGCATGCGCCGCTCACGATTGATGGCCTGGTCGCTCGCTGCCGGGCTGCTGCCCGGCGGCGCGGTCGTCCTCGGTGGCGAGCAGTTCTCCGCCTCCACGACCCTCGTCGTCCTCAACGTTCGCGTGACGGATCGCACGGGCGAGCACGTCGGCAACCTGCCGCGCAGCGCCTTCAGCGTGAGGCGGGATGGCGCCGACGTGCCGGTCGCGCTGTTCCTCGACGAAGACGCGCCAGCGACGATCGGGCTCGTGCTCGACAGCAGCACCAGCATGTGGGCCGTTCGCGACGACCTGCTCGCCGGGGCG
This portion of the Acidobacteriota bacterium genome encodes:
- a CDS encoding pyrroloquinoline quinone-dependent dehydrogenase, which gives rise to MAAAAAAVLLAGGGPAAQAPAPFTTWSEYGGTPDSAQYSALAQINKANVRQLQVAWTYATGDPGAYIFGPLVVDNVMYVLAKNNAIVALDAATGRELWVHENPKGRITQRGINYWESKDRSERRLLYMNSQYLQALDAKTGEQITTFGQNGRVDLRVGLDRDPATINVQSGTPGKVFEDLIVLGSATNQEYASAPGDVRAFDVRTGALVWTFHTVPRPGEFGYETWPPDAWKTVGGANAWGELSIDAARGIVYVPTGSPKYNFYGGNRKGANLFGDSLLALDARTGKRVWHFQMVHHDIWDYDNATAPKLLTVRHNGQPVDVVAQAGKTGFLYVFNRVTGEPLWPIEERPVPQTDVPGEQTWPTQPFPTKPAPFARQAFTEKDLSQHIDDPAERERFLADIRASRNEGLFTPVTLNRYTMQIPGNNGGANFGGAAIDPAQGTMFVVSKDWPALLQLVAPPGTPENPADPSSVKYRSTFGFMVASNGLTAIQPPWTSLTAYDLNEGTIKWRIPLGEVSSLAAKGVKDTGVHFPKIGPVVTAGGLLFAGTRDQKVRAFDVETGAVLWDADVPAGAEGIPAVYQVNGKQYVVFCVAGQIGTNTHVPFYQAQAGGGNRAGGNVPIAGSYIAFALPD
- a CDS encoding alpha/beta hydrolase, with amino-acid sequence MAFVVALALAMFMAVLPGDAEQRGQGQPAAPPGPREVPARTLPIPDTVSPQTQQIIGGPVPGNWNVVPKTPEEWAAAAGRGGGAPGGIGGGNQAMLDRFGLTSEAMTINGVSAYMLTPKDLPAENRNRLLVHVHGGCYVMGGGGVTEGIYMAGFGKFKVLSIDYRRPPAAFYPAALDDVVNGWKGAIKMADPKNMALFGLSAGGALTLSATLRLKQEGVPLPAAIAPGTPMSDLTAKGDSFHTNFVVDNVLVGIGRCDAMAEYYANGHDLKDPMLSPIYGDFAGLPPAILVTGTRDLLLSSTVRTHRKLRQAGVEAELHVFEGQSHAQYNRDTPEGREAYEEIARFFNAHLGK
- a CDS encoding methyltransferase domain-containing protein; translated protein: MNLRLAYALLLSSLVVGIAPARAQSVIESNTPLRERDVIFVPTREPVANAMMKLANVTARDVVYDLGCGDGALVIAAAKLGARVVGVDIDPERIKEATANVRAAGVQDRVTLIRGDIFDPALKIGEASVVTLYLLQSLNQKLAPRLKAELKPGSRVVSHAFSMGQDWPPDQTEQADYTTIYLWTIR
- a CDS encoding NAD(P)/FAD-dependent oxidoreductase — protein: MPRCHCLIVGGGHNGLVAAILLARRGLRVVVLEAAEVVGGAVRTSQPFRRAPALRTSPGAYLLGVMPPELIARLGARFDLVRRDPHYFLPTLDRRSLLIGSDRADVRRQCVEYFSERDWDACVAIDAELEQMREDLAPSWLAEPLSAPETAERYVRPALRRRFLDLVHQPVEHYLRRFGFAHDLFVAMFAVTDGFSGLHAGPGHAGTGMNFLVHNMCRLPDADGTWMIVKGGMGAVATELARLAREAGAEIRTRARVTKILVHAGTATGVALEDGSGLDAAVVLSNADPFTMCDLAGADAFPRSFIARLDRWRRTGTTMKVNLALDRLPAFRCLPDDRGQYRTTIHLLPQEDDTLAAVGRAFDQAARGELPDVPTIEWYTHTVVDPTLRDPEGRHSAAFFVQWVPYALSNGRTWADERSRYAQHLVDLADRFAPGLAESVVDASILSPKDIEEQFGMRYGHIHHIDNTFGFDERMPYRTPIAGLYSCSAGCHPAGSVIGAAGHNAARCILDDMT